CAGCCCGGCGGCATTAAGCGAGCACCGGGCTGATCTGAAAGCGATAGATGTTCATGAGGTGGCAATCGAACTTAACAGTGAAAGTTTTGATGGTTGGGTGCGTAACCTGGCACCGCAGATTGTTATGTTCGACCGTTTTATGATGGAAGAGCAGTTCGGTTGGCGGGTAGAGCAGCAGTGTCCGGAAGCCTTACGGATTCTTGATACTGAAGATTTGCATAGCTTACGTCAGGTGCGGCATCAGCGCTTTAAGAAACTTGATCCGGCAGAAACGCTTGATAAGCAATTCGATGACAAGCATACGCTGTTCTTAGAAATGTCTGAGCTGGATATCGCGCAGCGCGAAATAGCAGCAATCATGCGCTCTGATCTGAGTATTATGATTTCACGGTTCGAGATTGAGTTACTGACGGAATGCTTTGGGGTTCGTATGGAAAACCTCGTGCATTTACCTTTCATGCTTGAGCGGGAGAATATAACTCTGCCACGATTCACCGCCCGTGAACATTTCGTTACTGTCGGCAATTTCAGGCATGCGCCGAACTGGGATTCAGTTTTATGGCTTAAACAGGTCATCTGGCCCCGTATTCGGGAGCAGCTGCCGGAAGCAGAATTACATGTATACGGTTCTTATCCGCCCAAAAAAGCAACTGACTTACATCGTCCTGATGATGGCTTTTTTGTTGGTGGCTGGACGCCAGATGTTCATCGGGTACTGAGTCATGCACGAGTGTGTCTGGCGCCGCTACGTTTTGGTGCGGGCATTAAAGGTAAGTTTACCGATGCAATGCTTAATGGCACGCCATCAGTGACGACCCCGGTTGGGACTGAATCTATGCATGGTGAAATCCCATGGTGCGGTGAAGTGGCTGAATCTGTGCCGGCGATTGTTGCCGGGGCTGTTCGTTTGTATAACGATGCCGAGTTTTGGCTGGATTGTCAGCAAAATGGTTTTGACATTCTGGAAGCAGAGTTCTCCCGCGACAAAATACAGGCAGCTTTTCTAGAGCAGATAGAAAGTACCCAGGCCAAGCTGGTTGTAGCCCGCAAAGAAAACTTCATGGGGCAATTGTTGCGGCATCATCATCACAAAAGTACTAAATACATGTCGCAGTGGATAGAAGCTAAGAACAAGCTTCTGTCCTGAGTATTTGTTGTCAGTCGATTTATCAAAACGGGAATTTCATGTTAGCTGCACTCGCAAATCCTATTTTGCCGATTTTTGCTGTTATTTTTATCGGTATTGTCTTTGGCCGCAAAGGGATCTTTACGCCAGAAATGGCCAAGGCTCTGAATACTTTTGTATTTTATATTGGTCAGCCGGCTCTGATCTTTTTACTGGCGGCACGTTCGCCATTAGATGCTTATGATGTAACAGCATTGGGGAGTTATTTTGCTGTAGAAGTCGCTCTATATGCAGTAGTGGCATTCGTTGCTGTCAGAGTCTTCGGAACTTCACTGGGTGAAGGCCTGGTGCTGGGGATGACCACAGTATTTGTGAACCACCTCTATTATGTTTTACCGATAGTTACTTTACTCAAAGGTGAGTCTGCTGCTATTCCTGTTGAAGGGGCAATCTTTACTGATCTGGCAATCTTGTATTGCGGCACAGTATTTATCGTTGAGCTGATCTCCAGGGGAGGTGCTTCTGTCTCACAGGTACCTGTGATTCTTGCCCGAAATCCCGCTCTGTGGGCACTGCTGTTAGGTCTGATGGCAAATCTTTCAGGATTTGGACTGCCAGAAGGTCTGTATACCTTTGCAGACTTTGTTGGCCGCACGGCTCCGGCAACTTTGCTGTTTGTATTAGGTATTACCATGGCGAATGTCAGGCTGTTCAGTATCGATAAGCTGACGGGCCTGGTGATTGCACTGGCATTGATTGCGCAACCAGCTCTGATGTATTTGCTGGGGCAGTTCAACGGTGCTGATGCACAGTGGCAGGCTACTTTAGTGTTACTGGCAGCGGGACCCTGTGGCGCCATGCCGTTTGTGATTGCACTGAAATATGGAATTCCGACGGACCGGCTAACCCGGGCTATTTTAGCAGCCACTGTATTGTCACTGCCGAGTCTGGCATTCCTGACCCGGTTTGTTTAATCGCTGCTGAGGTAAACTTCAGCCCATCTCCCACAGATGGGCTGCGACAAGGGAGCGAAAAGGGCGAAACTGCTCCAGCCATTCCGCCGTTCTAGACGGACTGATTTTGTCTTCAAGCTGTAGCAGCTGAGTTAGGTTGCGCCTAACTGCGGCATCTGTTTCCAGGGATTCATCCAACCAGCCAAAGCCTCTTAGCAACCCATAGTTTATCGTCCAGGGTCCTATGCCTTTCAGATCGAGTAAGGTCTGACGG
The DNA window shown above is from Aliamphritea ceti and carries:
- a CDS encoding AEC family transporter, giving the protein MLAALANPILPIFAVIFIGIVFGRKGIFTPEMAKALNTFVFYIGQPALIFLLAARSPLDAYDVTALGSYFAVEVALYAVVAFVAVRVFGTSLGEGLVLGMTTVFVNHLYYVLPIVTLLKGESAAIPVEGAIFTDLAILYCGTVFIVELISRGGASVSQVPVILARNPALWALLLGLMANLSGFGLPEGLYTFADFVGRTAPATLLFVLGITMANVRLFSIDKLTGLVIALALIAQPALMYLLGQFNGADAQWQATLVLLAAGPCGAMPFVIALKYGIPTDRLTRAILAATVLSLPSLAFLTRFV
- a CDS encoding glycosyltransferase, whose amino-acid sequence is MSLKLLIIGYVWPEPRSSAAGSRMMELIDFFQQQGYEVTFASPAALSEHRADLKAIDVHEVAIELNSESFDGWVRNLAPQIVMFDRFMMEEQFGWRVEQQCPEALRILDTEDLHSLRQVRHQRFKKLDPAETLDKQFDDKHTLFLEMSELDIAQREIAAIMRSDLSIMISRFEIELLTECFGVRMENLVHLPFMLERENITLPRFTAREHFVTVGNFRHAPNWDSVLWLKQVIWPRIREQLPEAELHVYGSYPPKKATDLHRPDDGFFVGGWTPDVHRVLSHARVCLAPLRFGAGIKGKFTDAMLNGTPSVTTPVGTESMHGEIPWCGEVAESVPAIVAGAVRLYNDAEFWLDCQQNGFDILEAEFSRDKIQAAFLEQIESTQAKLVVARKENFMGQLLRHHHHKSTKYMSQWIEAKNKLLS